The proteins below are encoded in one region of Triticum aestivum cultivar Chinese Spring chromosome 1B, IWGSC CS RefSeq v2.1, whole genome shotgun sequence:
- the LOC123088024 gene encoding BTB/POZ domain-containing protein SR1IP1-like: MPGDAKAFDLVIKFCYGINFEITTDNVSMLRCAAEHLEMTEECKPGNLIGRTEAYLEVVALASLEDAVTALRKARTVELLPTSDKVHRCHSDHDLRRRQS, encoded by the coding sequence ATGCCTGGCGACGCCAAGGCGTTTGACCTCGTCATCAAGTTTTGCTACGGCATCAACTTCGAGATCACCACCGACAATGTCTCCATGCTGCGCTGCGCCGCCGAGCACCTGGAGATGACCGAGGAGTGCAAGCCCGGGAACCTCATTGGCAGGACCGAGGCTTACCTGGAGGTGGTGGCGCTGGCGAGCCTCGAGGACGCGGTCACCGCGCTCCGCAAGGCCAGGACCGTGGAGCTCCTCCCGACGTCCGACAAGGTGCATCGATGCCATAGCGACCATGACCTGCGGCGTCGGCAGTCATGA